Proteins encoded in a region of the Mucilaginibacter sabulilitoris genome:
- a CDS encoding M16 family metallopeptidase, with protein MVKFNRFTLDNGLRVIVHEDNTTPMAVLNILYDVGARDENPEQTGFAHLFEHLMFGGSVNIPSYDEPLQRVGGENNAFTSNDITNYYITLPSANIETAFWLESDRMLSLAFSEKSLEVQRNVVIEEFKQRYLNQPYGDVWLKLRPLVYKQHSYRWATIGKTIKHIEDARIEDVKAFFKKHYNPQNAIMVVGGDVKLEQVKQLAEKWFAPIPAGEKYHRNLSQEPEQREERRETVTAKVPLNDVYIAFQMGTRLDDDFYAVELLSDVLSRGNSSRLYRSLVQDKQIFSEVHAYITSSLDKGMFVLEGKPLENVSIEQAEAALWEELEKVKQEQIPADELTKVQNKTESTMVFSEMSLLDKAMNLASFELLGDADMLNQETARYLQVTTAHIKEVANKIFRRDNSSTLVYLAEKTESALV; from the coding sequence ATGGTTAAATTCAACCGATTTACACTGGATAATGGCCTAAGGGTTATTGTTCACGAAGATAATACAACACCCATGGCGGTGCTTAACATATTATATGATGTTGGCGCACGCGACGAAAATCCTGAACAAACCGGTTTTGCACATTTATTTGAGCACCTGATGTTTGGCGGATCTGTAAATATACCCAGCTACGATGAGCCCCTGCAGCGGGTGGGCGGCGAAAATAATGCTTTTACCAGCAACGATATTACCAACTATTATATCACCCTGCCATCTGCCAATATCGAAACCGCTTTTTGGCTGGAGAGTGATCGGATGCTGAGCCTTGCCTTTAGCGAAAAAAGCCTGGAGGTTCAGCGTAATGTGGTGATAGAAGAGTTTAAGCAGCGTTATCTTAACCAGCCTTATGGCGATGTATGGTTAAAGCTGCGTCCGCTGGTTTACAAACAGCATTCATACCGCTGGGCCACCATTGGCAAAACCATTAAACATATTGAAGACGCCCGTATTGAAGATGTAAAGGCATTTTTTAAGAAACATTATAACCCACAGAATGCCATTATGGTAGTTGGGGGCGATGTAAAGCTGGAGCAGGTGAAACAACTGGCCGAAAAATGGTTCGCACCTATTCCGGCTGGCGAAAAATATCACCGTAACCTGTCACAGGAGCCCGAACAGCGCGAGGAGCGCCGTGAAACGGTTACTGCCAAAGTTCCGCTTAATGATGTTTATATCGCTTTTCAGATGGGAACCAGGCTTGACGATGATTTTTATGCGGTAGAGCTATTGTCAGACGTGCTTTCACGTGGTAATTCATCCCGTTTGTACCGGAGCTTGGTACAGGACAAGCAAATATTCAGCGAGGTGCATGCATATATCACCAGCAGCTTAGATAAAGGCATGTTTGTGCTGGAAGGTAAGCCGCTCGAAAATGTAAGTATTGAACAAGCGGAAGCCGCCCTTTGGGAAGAGCTTGAAAAAGTGAAGCAGGAACAGATCCCGGCTGATGAGCTCACCAAGGTGCAGAATAAAACCGAATCGACCATGGTGTTTTCCGAAATGTCATTGCTTGACAAAGCCATGAACCTGGCATCGTTTGAGTTGCTGGGCGATGCCGATATGCTAAACCAGGAAACAGCCAGATACCTTCAGGTAACTACGGCGCACATTAAGGAGGTTGCCAATAAAATATTCAGGAGAGATAATTCATCAACCCTGGTTTACCTGGCCGAGAAAACAGAATCAGCATTAGTCTGA
- a CDS encoding M16 family metallopeptidase → MIDRKLAPEFKAIDNINLIRPEHTKLDNGCNVFCFNSGDQELVRIEWIFSNLRFDAAKPLLNMAVNTMLTEGTRTLTAAQIADKIDFYGAFLQVDYGYENSQVTLYSLNKHLHHILPVIIDILTNSVFPEKELETFKRNQQQKLQVSLQKNDIVARRDFNKAIYGDTIYGLGASFDNYKSLQRNDMLEHFKKMYQPANCTLIIAGKIEPDALLLIKDTFGNDWTNGEIAADITQPEIQPATELFYFTEKPDALQSAIRIGLPTINRNHPDFQPMQVLNTVLGGYFGSRLMANIREDKGYTYGIGSGLNSFKQGGAFFIATEVGADVCRSAITEIEKEISLLKNELVPDEELSLVRNFMLGSLLGSLENVFSHADKFKSIYFAGLDYDYYDRYALTVKTTTAVKLRELANKYLNFDQFYKVIVGKY, encoded by the coding sequence ATGATCGACAGAAAATTAGCCCCTGAATTTAAGGCTATTGATAATATAAACCTGATCAGGCCCGAACATACAAAGCTCGATAATGGCTGCAATGTTTTTTGCTTTAACTCCGGCGACCAGGAACTGGTACGCATTGAGTGGATTTTCAGCAATCTGCGTTTTGATGCTGCCAAACCGTTGCTTAACATGGCGGTAAACACTATGCTTACCGAGGGTACCCGTACTTTAACCGCCGCGCAAATTGCCGATAAAATTGATTTTTACGGCGCCTTTTTACAGGTTGATTACGGCTACGAGAATTCGCAGGTTACGTTGTACAGTTTGAACAAGCACCTGCACCACATACTACCGGTTATTATAGATATACTTACCAATTCTGTTTTTCCCGAAAAGGAGTTGGAAACATTTAAACGTAACCAACAGCAAAAACTACAGGTGAGCCTGCAGAAAAATGATATTGTTGCTCGTCGTGATTTTAATAAGGCCATATACGGCGATACCATATATGGCTTAGGCGCAAGTTTTGATAATTATAAAAGCCTGCAACGTAATGATATGCTAGAGCATTTTAAAAAAATGTACCAGCCTGCAAACTGCACGCTGATAATTGCAGGTAAAATAGAACCCGATGCGTTATTATTGATAAAGGACACATTTGGTAACGACTGGACAAATGGCGAGATAGCGGCCGATATTACGCAGCCCGAAATACAACCAGCCACCGAACTGTTTTATTTTACCGAAAAGCCCGATGCCCTGCAATCGGCTATCAGAATAGGGTTGCCTACCATAAACCGCAACCATCCCGATTTTCAACCTATGCAGGTGTTGAATACAGTTTTGGGTGGTTATTTTGGATCAAGGTTAATGGCCAATATCCGGGAGGACAAAGGGTATACTTACGGCATTGGCTCTGGCCTTAACTCGTTTAAACAGGGTGGCGCATTTTTTATAGCTACCGAGGTTGGCGCCGATGTATGCAGATCGGCCATTACCGAAATTGAAAAAGAGATCAGTCTGCTGAAAAATGAACTGGTTCCGGACGAAGAGCTATCGCTGGTGCGCAACTTCATGCTCGGTTCATTACTGGGCAGCCTGGAAAATGTTTTTTCGCATGCCGATAAATTCAAAAGTATTTATTTTGCAGGCTTAGATTATGATTATTACGACAGATACGCGTTAACGGTAAAGACAACAACTGCTGTCAAGCTACGCGAATTGGCCAATAAGTACCTGAACTTTGACCAGTTTTATAAGGTGATAGTAGGGAAATATTGA